A genome region from Synchiropus splendidus isolate RoL2022-P1 chromosome 5, RoL_Sspl_1.0, whole genome shotgun sequence includes the following:
- the spi1b gene encoding transcription factor PU.1b — translation MFYPYRMESYLIPPHSEEIYDPEIYRHEYYNQYMIETDIPPDAWDYHTHPHVHPVEFENLQEANFTELQSVQSLHPPALIRNEAIRYDTENLLDPNLGAHAHIIQQPPHVFLPRTVYQAHMSQRSSDDEEHGARSPLFEVSDEECLRERSHYVAGDLGNKKKIRLYQFLLDLLRNGEMKESIWWVDRDKGTFQFSSKHKEALAHRWGIQKGNRKKMTYQKMARALRNYGKTGEVKKIKKKLTYQFSDEVLGKTHAERKPY, via the exons atgttttatCCCTACAGAATGGAGAGTTATCTCATACCACCT CACTCAGAAGAAATCTACGACCCAGAGATCTACAGACATGAATATTATAATCAATACATGATAGAAACAGATATTCCTCCAG ATGCTTGGGACTATCACACTCATCCTCATGTCCACCCTGTGGAGTTTGAAAACCTCCAGGAGGCCAATTTCACCGAGCTCCAGAGTGTCCAGTCTCTCCACCCGCCTGCGCTGATACGAAACGAGGCCATACGATACGACACAGAGAATCTTCTGGATCCAAATCTGGGTGCACATGCTCACATTATACAGCAGCCG CCTCATGTGTTCCTGCCTCGCACCGTGTACCAAGCTCACATGTCACAGCGGAGCTCTGACGATGAGGAGCACGGCGCACGAAGCCCATTGTTTGAGGTTTCTGACGAAGAGTGCTTGAGAGAGAGATCCCACTACGTCGCAGGAGACCTGG GCAACAAGAAGAAGATCCGTCTGTACCAGTTTCTCCTGGACCTTTTGAGGAACGGCGAGATGAAGGAAAGTATCTGGTGGGTGGACAGAGACAAAGGGACGTTTCAGTTTTCTTCGAAACACAAGGAAGCTCTTGCCCACCGCTGGGGAATCCAGAAGGGCAACCGCAAAAAAATGACCTACCAAAAGATGGCTCGAGCGCTGCGCAACTACGGCAAAACtggggaggtgaagaagatcaAGAAGAAGCTCACATACCAGTTCAGCGATGAGGTGCTGGGGAAGACCCACGCGGAGAGGAAGCCATATTag